The Plasmodium vinckei vinckei genome assembly, chromosome: PVVCY_14 genome window below encodes:
- a CDS encoding protein phosphatase PP2A regulatory subunit A, putative, with the protein MMSEKGEEILNGIQSIDNKTRLKYMKELKELCKIIKVEKTKEELIEFLYNMIEDDYDVLFELSKNLIYLTNFLSDTNSCYFLCDLILNFVIAYEKEININGYNAFKNYINRCDANTLTNIIYPKIINLSKDESDNYRIGGSKILHIIIDRCVYENQVTYIKTFINLFLDLCQDQSILVKKSCCDQFCKFLEILKRYRDSLYNSKCMLNGDRIIEDDTSFNKNNAYGGKNLKKNPTVQNGVKLKNGINDDGFEKRESEDGKKKGKICIFTSGDKKNNHINGSTTDTQNSVEDKASQSEINEIKISKFDENMYIFIEKTWERAQEIYCSFFYSMHGMDEVKISAISILSETLSIDNKFVKDVESILTNICNDESWRVRAVLANNIHEILAAQKDDKLSMLVLLLLLKDLDGNVRSIVLNNLDKIFLYTKINVNILDEIYEDLKRDIDSNNIHLKISLCRLLCSLPDILDKNGSIEYILPLLLLFIRIEESNLKSDLFICLHKISNIISFFDMKQIIIPLYQEIAKSKNWRLRFSLYHYLKFFDNFFLYQNKENISSNYLHFWNYIYTGAKDVSYSIRMEVLETLNFLIKNNTFTFFESGITYLLNNLKESKNYIFRVTCLQYIANLIIYFPLQYIEENILKIIEFLSNDKISNIRYNIVKTIYYIKKYINHVLMVIKNDTYGQIISTVRELIDRRNRENKHNSDADGKRESNSLINGISNLNNNEYFQKLERKHNLFPIKKNDEDNSYLINSTSASSYYYYDNMKNTDVNKKRCENILKFLSDKLILFISDTDQDVSKASNLLIKDEFFFYISSVNTFNSICRPIK; encoded by the coding sequence atgatgagTGAAAAAGGGGAAGAAATACTAAATGGAATACAATctattgataataaaactcgtttaaaatatatgaaagagttaaaagaattatgcaaaataataaaagtggaaaaaacaaaagaagaactaattgaatttttatataatatgataGAAGATGATTATgatgttttatttgaattatcaaaaaatttaatatatttaacaaaCTTTTTAAGTGACACTAATagttgttattttttatgtgatttaatattaaattttgtaataGCTTATGAAAAagagataaatataaatgggTACAAtgcttttaaaaattatattaatagatGTGATGCAAATACattaacaaatattatataccctaaaataataaatttatctaAAGATGAAAGTGATAACTATCGTATTGGAGGAAGTAAAATTCTCCATATTATAATAGATAGGTGTGTATATGAAAATCAagttacatatataaaaacatttatcAATTTGTTTTTAGATTTATGTCAAGATCAAAGTatattagtaaaaaaatcCTGTTGTGATCAATTTTGCAAATTTTtggaaatattaaaaaggtatagagattctttatataactCTAAATGCATGCTTAACGGAGACAGAATAATAGAAGATGATACATcgtttaataaaaataatgcatatggtggtaaaaatttgaaaaaaaatcccACCGTACAAAATGgtgtaaaattaaaaaatggtatCAATGATGATGGGTTCGAAAAACGAGAATCCGAGGatggtaaaaaaaaaggcaaaatttgtatattcaCATCGggagataaaaaaaataatcatataaatGGATCCACAACGGATACACAAAATAGTGTCGAAGATAAAGCATCACAAAGTGAgattaatgaaataaaaataagcaaattcgatgaaaatatgtatatatttatagaaaaaacaTGGGAAAGAGCTCAGGAAATATATtgtagttttttttattcaatgCATGGTATGGATGAAGTAAAAATTAGTGCTATATCTATATTGAGCGAAACGTTAAGTatagataataaatttgtaaaagATGTCGAAAGCATTTTAACTAATATATGCAATGATGAAAGCTGGAGAGTAAGAGCAGTATTagcaaataatatacacgAGATATTAGCAGCTCAGAAAGATGATAAATTATCCATGCTtgttttgttattattattaaaagacTTAGATGGTAATGTTCGTAGTATAGTGctaaataatttagataaaatatttttatatacaaaaataaacgTAAATATACTTgatgaaatatatgaagATTTAAAAAGAGATATtgatagtaataatattcatttaaaaatatcattatGCAGATTGTTATGTTCTTTACCTGATATACTAGACAAGAATGGATCTATTGAATATATACTTCCATTGcttttactttttattagAATCGAAGAAAGTAATTTAAAATCcgatttatttatttgcttacataaaatatcaaatattatatcattttttgatatgaaacaaattattataccTTTATATCAAGAAATTgcaaaaagtaaaaattgGAGATTAcgattttctttatatcattacttaaaattttttgataattttttcttatatcaaaataaagaaaatatatcttcaaattatttacatttttggaactatatatacacagGTGCAAAGGATGTGTCATATTCAATTAGAATGGAGGTACTTGAAACATTAAACTtcttaattaaaaataatacatttacattttttgaaagTGGTATAACatatcttttaaataatttaaaagagtcaaaaaattatatttttagagTTACTTGCCTACAATATATAGccaatttaattatatattttcctttgcaatatatagaagaaaatattctcaaaataattgaatTTTTAAGTAACGATAAAATAAGCAATATTCGATATAATATTGTTAAGacaatatattacattaagaaatatattaatcaTGTTTTAAtggtaataaaaaatgacacATATGGTCAAATTATTAGCACCGTTAGAGAGCTCATCGATCGAAGAAACCgagaaaataaacataattcTGATGCAGATGGTAAAAGGGAAAGCAATAGCCTCATTAATGGTATTagcaatttaaataataatgaatattttcaaaaattagAAAGAAAGCACAATTTGTTcccaattaaaaaaaatgatgaagacAATTCATATCTTATCAATTCAACATCAGCTTCAtcatactattattatgataatatgaaaaatactgatgtaaataaaaaacgaTGCGAAAATATCTTAAAATTTCTGTCCGACAAgctcattttatttatatcagaTACTGATCAAGATGTATCCAAAGCTTCTAATTTGCTCATAAAAGAtgaattctttttttacataagtTCTGTAAATACATTTAACAGTATATGTAGGCCAATCAAATAA
- a CDS encoding rhoptry protein 2, putative golgi protein 1, putative — MIPSKSIILLTFFNFICNTSEIYTFKNDCDFKFNGNLLNDVYDKYNGEPIYGYENNTNYCTNLESLNPIKSFWALKLKSLCTEETSILDKEVFANVCSKEYYSPHVTINDIALENKTTNLEFVCAHFLYNNNKEIIKCVKHKTLGNYLDSYHIAFDLSIPHELLKQSNHIDDILDFKDIEHFPVVKRIVDDAVCRIHTSVHIIMDKHDFYLLKYLIGLCTKLGFHTQFIITDNIHPLLYPTFRDIPYSLSSLNFSLQNSIMFYTRYDYYLHNLKISNIDHILGSYISPTSLVLDQHNSYVTWLGVDKDNDIYMKKFDEVYKLVGETQYIERIINCYSKYTSKYYEDSIKYFVKYIPENKKESMKNNPKIFIFIVNGLCKDIPSVHECAQKIISLDGIYDLYFKNFMLNFLYYNVACVFNCSGPTLGNIINDEEVWDVLVDYFSNNYLVNYKKTKNTNIINRLTGATTINDQTEDKNSEAYKQFANAFYNNYDYDYIYSAKWKNDLKFDDELSIFTPSDDAIEYEFYNYTFQALDLGSYSFFILNNEVEDDNICIMSSFIEENGKKYSRTNKYIYDIFNKNNKRMLSYDSNENEAGVNNNNEENGNNENDDNENGDEENNDEENNDEENNDEENGDEENGDEENGGEENSGDENSGGENTGDENNGGENSDGHVNILNNLNIFDDLLEGQNGNNFMDLFQNNKIFDHLYNHIEGEEEEEDEEDELHSDPGEVYDEEKYKIETDNTYVYPLRKEYTLNELQDVHKADPSANESDSKLRRHFFNKHMSSKEVFFTVKDVPAKIKNLYKYYYELKKKTNKFSPIDEEKYNNLIELSKSDPDVFSKVNIEFVCSKVGKWPIRGVNGRWLSDVLCEAKFVPQLIYNHDYANENKKNGNNRHGEIDTNLYSLKKDTRLIGIEFETHKPHRCAISYLADEGQKTTIPVSAMHLIKAAVGYCMLHGFKTIWLADSAFDIHTNIYLRYTSILEQGITYYEQSGFEIYNQTRLIPKLEYIASGMNIENNMIVSGTYKNKYNLISFPGTDLSFHLLMTKKVKSIIHNLKFDCHNWAFNGCGEYYTLMKKYPLNKYKNTKYDTIILDGEYSQAEKERMYQCAFMHDRTFIELNKMFPKECTYNSRIGDCHKAVRKNIPCYDRRSCKYLLYLYNYFYKPQNHKNLLNEHFIKVSENLTRLARPYYLQSILSLEHDINVKKSKKQDTSYEDIALFVLKNSIFYVTWVTSSEYWKRSIFVQDKNPFTTSIESYHIKKELFCPIAYAHEYVGHMLVQFMKFPKVSNSQHDEK; from the coding sequence ATGATTCCCTCGAAatcaataatattattaacattttttaattttatttgtaatacatcagaaatatatacttttaaaaatgactgtgatttcaaatttaatgggaatttattaaatgatgTTTacgataaatataatgggGAACCCATCTATGGATACGAAAACAATACAAATTATTGCACCAATTTAGAAAGTTTAAATCCGATTAAATCGTTTTGGGCACTAAAATTGAAATCTCTATGCACAGAAGAAACATCAATTTTAGATAAAGAAGTATTTGCTAATGTATGCAGTAAAGAATATTATAGTCCCCATGTTACTATAAATGATATCGCCctagaaaataaaactacAAATCTCGAATTTGTATGTGCCCATTTCttatataacaataataaagaaattataaaatgtgtTAAACATAAAACTTTAGGCAATTACTTAGATTCATATCATATTGCATTTGATTTATCAATACCCCATGAATTACTTAAGCAATCAAATCATATTGACGATATATTAGATTTTAAAGATATAGAACATTTTCCAGTAGTTAAAAGAATAGTTGATGATGCTGTATGTAGGATACATACAAGTGTACACATTATTATGGATAAAcatgatttttatttattgaaaTACTTAATTGGCTTATGTACAAAATTAGGGTTCCATACCCAGTTCATAATAACAGATAATATACATCCATTGTTATATCCTACATTTAGAGATATACCATATAGTTTATCctcattaaatttttcattgCAAAACAGTATAATGTTTTATACACGatatgattattatttacataacCTTAAAATATCAAACATTGATCATATATTAGGTTCTTATATCTCACCTACATCGTTAGTTTTAGATCAACACAATTCTTATGTTACATGGTTAGGAGTAGATAAagataatgatatatatatgaaaaaatttgatGAAGTGTATAAACTTGTTGGAGAAACTCAATATATAGaaagaataataaattgttaTAGTAAATATACATCAAAATACTATGAAGAcagtataaaatattttgtaaaatatataccagaaaataaaaaagagtCCATGAAAAATAACcccaaaatatttatatttatagttAATGGGTTATGTAAAGATATTCCATCTGTTCACGAATGTGcccaaaaaattatttcattagaTGGTATATATgatctttattttaaaaattttatgttaAATTTTCTGTATTATAATGTAGCATGTGTATTTAATTGCTCTGGGCCAACCTTAggtaatataataaatgatgaAGAAGTATGGGATGTTCTAGTAGATTATTTTTCcaataattatttagttaattataaaaaaacaaaaaatacaaatataatcaATAGATTAACTGGTGCTACTACAATAAATGATCAAACAGAAGATAAAAACTCAGAAGcatataaacaatttgccaatgcattttataataattatgattacgattatatatatagtgcaaaatggaaaaatgaCCTCAAATTTGATGATGAACTTTCTATTTTTACTCCATCAGATGATGCTATTGAAtatgaattttataattataccTTTCAAGCACTTGACTTGGGAagttattcattttttatacttaaCAATGAAGTAGAAGACGACAACATTTGTATAATGTCATCCTTCATAGAAGAAAATGGAAAGAAATATTCTCGTAcgaacaaatatatttacgatatttttaataaaaataataaaagaatgCTTTCTTATGACAGTAATGAAAATGAGGCTGGAgttaacaataataatgaagaaaatggtaataatgaaaatgatgataatgaaaatggcgatgaagaaaataatgatgaagaaaataatgatgaagaaaataatgatgaagaaaatggTGACGAAGAAAATGGTGACGAAGAAAACGGTGGCGAAGAAAATAGTGGCGATGAAAATAGTGGAGGTGAAAATACTGGCGACGAAAACAATGGCGGAGAAAATAGCGATGGccatgtaaatattttgaacaatttaaatatatttgatgaCCTATTGGAAGGACAGaatggaaataattttatggaTTTATTccaaaataacaaaatatttgatcatttatataatcatattgaaggagaagaagaagaagaagacgAGGAAGATGAATTGCATTCTGATCCTGGTGAAGTATATGATgaggaaaaatataagattGAAACAGataatacatatgtatatccACTAAGAAAAGAATATACTCTTAACGAATTACAAGATGTTCATAAAGCAGATCCAAGTGCTAATGAATCCGATTCTAAATTGAGaagacatttttttaataagcaTATGTCATCGAAAGAAGTTTTCTTCACTGTTAAAGACGTCCCtgcaaaaattaaaaatctttataaatattattatgaattgaaaaaaaaaacgaacaAATTTAGTCCCATCGATGAAgagaaatataataatctaATTGAACTTTCTAAAAGTGATCCAGATGTATTTTCAAAAGTTAACATCGAATTTGTTTGTAGCAAAGTAGGCAAATGGCCAATCCGTGGAGTAAATGGGAGATGGTTATCTGATGTTTTATGTGAAGCAAAATTTGTTCCGCAATTGATATATAATCACGATTATGCAAATGAAAACAAGAAGAATGGTAATAATAGGCATGGCGAAATAGATACTAATCTGTATTCTTTGAAAAAAGATACTAGATTGATTGGTATTGAATTTGAAACTCATAAACCCCACAGATGTGCTATTAGCTATTTAGCAGATGAAGGACAAAAAACTACTATACCAGTTTCTGCAATGCATTTAATTAAAGCAGCAGTAGGATATTGTATGTTACATGgttttaaaacaatatgGTTAGCTGATTCGGCTTTTGACATacatacaaatatttactTAAGATATACATCGATTTTAGAACAAGGAATAACATATTATGAACAAAGTGGTTTTGAAATTTATAATCAAACAAGATTAATACCAAAACTAGAATATATTGCATCGGGTAtgaatattgaaaataacaTGATTGTGTCTGGTacctataaaaataaatataatttaataagttTTCCAGGAACAGATTTatcttttcatttattaatgacaaaaaaagtaaaaagcattattcataatttaaaatttgattGCCATAATTGGGCATTTAATGGTTGTGGagaatattatacattaatgaaaaaatatccattaaataaatataaaaataccaAATATGATACAATAATTTTAGATGGAGAATATTCCCAAGcagaaaaagaaagaatGTATCAATGTGCATTTATGCATGATCGTACATTTatagaattaaataaaatgttccCCAAAGaatgtacatataattCAAGAATCGGTGATTGCCATAAAGCAGTAAGGAAAAATATTCCTTGTTATGATCGTCGTTcatgtaaatatttattatatttatataattatttttataaaccccaaaatcataaaaatttactTAATGAgcattttataaaagtatCTGAAAATTTAACAAGATTGGCAAGACCATACTATTTGCAAtctattttatcattagagcatgatataaatgttaaaaaaagtaaaaaacaAGACACAAGTTATGAAGATATTGCATTGTTTGTTTTGAAGAATTCGATATTTTATGTTACTTGGGTTACTTCTAGTGAATATTGGAAAAGATCGATATTTGTTCAAGACAAAAATCCCTTTACCACTAGCATTGAATcttatcatataaaaaaagaattattttgtCCGATTGCTTATGCCCACGAATATGTAGGCCATATGCTAGTCCAGTTTATGAAATTTCCAAAGGTTTCAAATTCTCAACATGATGAAAAGTGA
- a CDS encoding ATP-dependent Clp protease adapter protein ClpS, putative: MTKYLNILFFALLYIYFFKRTYTYNKQNFNSHLNFINSQNFKIINNHRHIYNSPLKSKNKKNVTYATGDANLENIKKLRNVVKDIKKENKREYEDEEKLKREKEAYAWKVILYNDDIHNFTYVTDVIVKVIGYISKAKAHTITVEAHSTGQALILSTWKAQAEMYCEELQKNGLTVSIIHESQLKGGNNMES; this comes from the exons ATGactaaatatttaaacatccttttttttgcattattatatatatactttttcaagagaacatatacatataacaAACAAAATTTCAATAGTCAtttgaattttattaattcacaaaattttaaaataattaataaccatagacatatatataatagccCATTAAAG tccaagaataaaaaaaatgttacatATGCAACTGGGGATGCAAATCTCgaaaacattaaaaaactcag gAATGTGGTAAAGGACattaaaaaagagaatAAAAGAGAGTATgaagatgaagaaaaaCTAAAGAGAGAGAAAGAAGCATATGCATGGAAGGTTATTCTATATAATGATGATATTCACAA TTTCACATATGTAACCGATGTAATTGTAAAGGTAATTGGATATATAAGTAAAGCTAAGGCCCATACAATTACTGTTGAAGCTCATAGCACAGGCCAGGCTCTCATTCTATCCACATGGAAAGCGCAAGCAGAAATGTACTGTGAAG AACTTCAGAAAAATGGATTAACTGTTTCGATTATTCATGAAAGTCAATTAAAAGGGGGAAATAACATGGAATCATAG
- a CDS encoding TBC domain protein, putative: MEYKLEFLSYLLILKNKNEKIAKYDNLIKTCINIFEKTVIDENDLIYLFEKNILDINPSIRSMCWKLALNHLSLDTQTWNKELIEKRKLYEYYIKYFVIDPQKNKNFNTKENKEKVDTVCNDDNESNDDFLDSELFSQINKDTFRTRPELSFFNLNPQHTINNNINILNRLINIEDYEDENEEVPLLVSISNDGIDKFMCDDNNITLEPKDKIYNDVSKENLQNINYCLESKEKNNLNNINDYSTENEKKNNMKQIKEQNSNGYPNVCDIVNPKKHYDRLCRILYIYAKLHPYVKYVQGMNEILAPLYYTIFNDPLCNCLLQGEADIFFCFIELMHRQKDVFCEGLDNTDNGINGKLKKFSLLLKFKEYELWEKLYTLKIETQYYAFKWILLLLTQEFDIADTIILYDQFIISNNEHFILYICLVICMKLKNTLLCGNFTVNLKLLQNIPPFDPYDLICEAKKIMKNDYKNKQFITDIYDSYVHEKKKMKALDSIESSNAHEYETPILN; this comes from the coding sequence ATGGAATATAAGTTAGAGTTTTTGAGTTATTTgcttattttaaaaaacaaaaatgaaaaaatagctaAATACGATAATCTAATTAAGACgtgtattaatatattcgAAAAAACTGTAatagatgaaaatgatttgatatatttatttgaaaaaaatattttagatATCAATCCTTCTATTCGTTCTATGTGCTGGAAATTAGCATTAAATCATCTTAGTTTAGATACACAAACATGGAATAAAGAGCttattgaaaaaagaaaattgtatgaatattatataaaatattttgttatcGACCcgcaaaaaaataaaaattttaatactaAGGAAAACAAAGAAAAAGTAGACACAGTTTGTAACGATGATAACGAATCTAATGATGACTTTTTGGATTCTGAATTGTTTAGtcaaattaataaagaTACATTTAGAACTAGGCCCGAATTGtcatttttcaatttaaACCCACAACAtacaattaataataatatcaaCATTCTCAATAGATTAATTAACATTGAAGACTATGAAGATGAAAACGAAGAAGTGCCATTATTAGTAAGCATATCCAATGATGGTATAGATAAATTCATGTgtgatgataataatataacgTTGGAACCAAaggataaaatatataatgacgTAAGTAAAGAAAATCTCCAAAATATCAATTATTGTTTAGAAAgcaaagaaaaaaacaatttgaataatataaacgATTATAGCACTGAAAATgagaagaaaaataatatgaagcAAATAAAAGAACAAAATTCAAATGGATATCCCAATGTTTGTGATATTGTTAATCCTAAAAAGCACTATGATCGATTATGcagaatattatatatatatgctaaGCTTCACCCTTATGTTAAATATGTTCAAGGTATGAATGAAATATTGGCAcctttatattatacaatATTTAACGATCCTTTATGTAATTGCTTATTACAAGGTGAAgctgatatatttttttgttttattgaATTAATGCATAGACAAAAAGATGTTTTCTGTGAAGGGCTAGATAATACAGACAATGGAATAAATGGGAAACTCAAAAAATTTTctcttttattaaaatttaaagaatatGAACTATgggaaaaattatacacgCTTAAAATAGAAACACAATATTATGCTTTCAAATGGatactattattacttACTCAAGAATTTGATATAGCAGAtactattatattatatgatcaatttattataagtaATAAcgaacattttattttatatatatgtttagtTATTTgtatgaaattaaaaaatactttATTATGTGGAAATTTTACTGTTAACTTAAAGCTGCTGCAAAATATACCACCTTTTGATCCGTATGATTTAATTTGTGAagctaaaaaaattatgaaaaatgattataaaaataaacaatttattaCGGATATTTATGACAGTTATGTTcatgaaaagaaaaaaatgaaagctTTAGATTCTATAGAAAGTAGTAATGCACATGAATACGAAACCCCGATTTTAAATTAG